The Sporocytophaga myxococcoides DSM 11118 genome window below encodes:
- a CDS encoding DUF7619 domain-containing protein: MKKILCFLMSLVPFWVNAQMNTWENFNFYQVNHPFKKNDTIPVIPVKDWNGNTWMIYNKALLKINGTDTTKFYNFPSDPVNYYSYGLNTLGDKVSFLYYNYANVGGTYKYLNYLGFYNGNELKFIPESDMGSAATANSFSTIKQTTKYIWLLKNDRLIRFDKANSFKVYESADIPFAGAKLDPSLYQPDAEHIIFRGRGQDYVFDDQKENWEALVADDFIKNQLFSDSTKNLYIAGKNKVYQYVNNTLTAFPIPDSTVLGTSGTVQELKAGVALYNFSKGFVLIANGQVFIQKFSDYSNSPNPYYFNYKYNLKSFFLDNGILILSFNNREENLFFSFANNEVKLEDKKPVNYTSFFYKSKSGDKYYYETKFDQSRLPTPNTLTIIKNGLDSTTLTLPEKVNYVMDVAADNDFIYINNEQAPQSDYRIIRMKREQYFVKGNLFYDNNKNGIKDLGEVGVSKYPLLIMPSGITVFADRNGNYAFAGVPGEKYVLEIPADSLFEYVSKPLPYTFINAEKNAIGITLLNPVADVRTNFYIPWPRCGSTGNATLRIENAAYETIEKVKLTLIADPLTEIQSESAEEKDNDTLVFEVNNLSPLNTQSIAYNVKFPGETYVGTKLNFKLLTEVYSKGSIVKYVEDSLTTIVRCSFDPNDKSVTPAGEGERNLTLKHITLDYLIRFENTGNDTAYTVTVHDTLDTNLDPSTLLVLGSSHKVITNISNDGKVSFHFENIMLPDSTTNKEEAQGFIRFSISPRKDLADETVIKNKAGIVFDNNTPVITNEVFNTLVTRLPIIASIDSKTELSRLIYPNPASTFVKINNSPKTSVEVYDFTGKKILETSASEINTADWKNGLYIFRLSDSNGKLIGTEKVLINE, translated from the coding sequence ATGAAAAAAATTCTATGCTTTTTAATGTCCCTGGTTCCTTTCTGGGTAAATGCCCAAATGAATACCTGGGAGAACTTTAATTTTTATCAAGTAAATCATCCTTTCAAAAAAAATGATACTATTCCCGTTATTCCGGTAAAAGATTGGAATGGAAATACCTGGATGATATACAACAAGGCCCTTCTAAAAATAAATGGAACAGATACTACAAAATTCTACAATTTCCCATCCGATCCAGTAAACTATTATAGCTATGGACTTAATACTTTAGGGGATAAGGTATCTTTTCTTTATTATAACTATGCAAATGTAGGAGGCACATACAAATACCTTAATTACCTGGGCTTTTATAATGGTAATGAATTAAAATTCATTCCTGAGTCTGATATGGGATCGGCAGCAACAGCTAACTCATTTTCCACAATAAAGCAAACCACGAAATACATCTGGCTATTAAAGAATGATAGGCTGATAAGGTTTGATAAAGCTAATTCATTTAAAGTTTATGAATCAGCTGACATTCCTTTTGCTGGTGCTAAACTTGATCCATCCTTGTATCAACCGGATGCAGAACATATTATCTTCAGAGGAAGAGGCCAGGATTATGTATTCGATGATCAAAAAGAAAATTGGGAAGCATTGGTCGCAGATGATTTTATAAAAAATCAGTTATTCTCTGATTCAACAAAAAATTTATATATAGCTGGAAAAAACAAGGTATACCAATATGTAAATAACACTTTAACTGCTTTCCCCATTCCTGACTCTACAGTTCTTGGAACATCCGGAACTGTCCAGGAATTGAAAGCCGGAGTGGCTCTATATAATTTCTCAAAAGGTTTTGTTCTGATTGCCAATGGCCAGGTCTTTATTCAGAAATTCTCAGATTACTCCAACAGTCCTAATCCATACTATTTCAATTATAAATATAACTTAAAATCATTTTTTCTGGACAACGGAATCCTGATACTAAGTTTTAATAACAGAGAGGAAAATCTGTTCTTTAGCTTTGCAAATAATGAAGTAAAACTTGAGGACAAAAAACCTGTTAATTATACTTCATTTTTTTACAAATCTAAGTCAGGAGATAAATACTACTATGAAACTAAATTTGACCAAAGCCGTTTGCCTACTCCAAATACATTAACAATAATAAAAAATGGATTGGACAGTACAACTCTTACGCTTCCGGAAAAAGTTAATTATGTAATGGATGTTGCTGCTGACAATGATTTTATCTATATAAACAATGAGCAGGCTCCTCAATCTGATTATAGAATCATAAGAATGAAAAGAGAGCAGTATTTTGTAAAAGGTAATCTCTTTTATGATAATAATAAAAATGGAATAAAAGACCTTGGAGAAGTTGGTGTAAGCAAATACCCTTTGTTGATAATGCCTTCAGGAATTACTGTTTTCGCTGATCGCAATGGTAATTATGCTTTTGCAGGTGTACCAGGTGAAAAATACGTACTTGAGATTCCTGCTGATTCTTTGTTTGAATATGTATCTAAACCATTACCATATACCTTTATTAATGCGGAAAAAAATGCGATTGGTATTACTCTTTTAAATCCTGTAGCAGATGTACGCACCAACTTTTATATTCCTTGGCCTCGTTGTGGCAGCACTGGAAATGCCACTTTGAGAATTGAGAACGCTGCTTACGAAACAATAGAAAAGGTTAAATTAACTTTAATCGCAGATCCTCTCACAGAGATCCAATCTGAGAGCGCTGAAGAAAAGGATAATGATACCCTCGTATTTGAAGTTAATAACCTAAGTCCTTTAAATACCCAATCAATCGCTTACAATGTTAAATTCCCCGGAGAAACATATGTTGGAACAAAGCTCAATTTCAAACTTCTTACAGAAGTTTACTCTAAAGGATCAATTGTAAAATATGTTGAAGACAGCTTAACAACCATTGTTCGTTGCTCTTTTGACCCTAATGATAAATCTGTCACTCCTGCAGGAGAGGGTGAGCGTAACCTTACTTTAAAGCATATAACACTGGATTATCTGATACGTTTCGAAAATACAGGAAATGATACAGCATATACAGTAACAGTTCATGACACTTTGGATACCAACCTTGATCCTTCTACCCTTTTGGTACTTGGTTCCTCTCATAAAGTAATCACCAATATTTCTAATGATGGAAAGGTTTCTTTTCACTTTGAAAACATTATGCTGCCTGACAGCACGACCAATAAAGAAGAGGCACAAGGTTTTATAAGATTTTCTATAAGTCCTCGTAAAGATCTTGCGGATGAAACTGTAATAAAAAACAAAGCGGGTATCGTATTTGACAATAATACTCCTGTCATTACCAATGAAGTATTTAATACTTTAGTCACAAGGCTTCCTATTATCGCTTCCATAGATAGTAAAACAGAGCTTTCCCGACTGATCTATCCAAACCCTGCGAGTACATTTGTCAAGATAAATAATTCTCCGAAAACAAGTGTTGAGGTTTATGATTTTACAGGAAAGAAAATACTAGAGACTTCAGCTTCTGAGATAAATACCGCTGACTGGAAAAATGGGCTATATATTTTCAGATTATCAGATTCTAATGGTAAACTAATAGGTACTGAAAAAGTATTGATTAATGAATAG
- a CDS encoding prolyl oligopeptidase family serine peptidase, giving the protein MSDDEKNALFSAPSAIELDKIYNGWKNRDLTPTDYNTIQENEILNGSFKLKMISFKVNGIKEYGALLIPKTDSLIPVRMYIGGFGLNVTTNSVNLILDNSSKSNPFILAIPALRGQSLEVKINGTLYTTPNSAGDHCDAFDGATDDVLAYLNLIQQTETLADVNRTSVRGGSRGCTVALLAGIRDKRIKRVVGVAGPTNMLELTSANENDPTYQCQFLSSYKNNQTGLEATRNRMIASSPLYFADHLPLTQLHMGLQDKIVPISQGYDLQQKIIDTGRSSLFQLFTYDKTHTDIATNNLDLSERIETFLEAL; this is encoded by the coding sequence TTGTCTGATGACGAAAAAAATGCTTTATTTTCTGCCCCTTCAGCTATTGAACTAGATAAGATTTATAATGGATGGAAAAACAGAGATCTGACGCCAACGGATTATAACACCATTCAGGAAAATGAAATACTGAACGGTTCATTTAAACTTAAAATGATTTCGTTTAAAGTAAACGGTATTAAGGAATATGGGGCACTTCTCATTCCTAAAACCGACAGCCTTATTCCTGTAAGAATGTATATAGGAGGATTCGGATTGAATGTTACAACCAATTCAGTGAATCTGATTTTAGACAATTCGAGCAAGAGCAATCCATTTATTCTGGCCATTCCTGCCTTAAGAGGACAATCATTAGAGGTTAAAATTAATGGAACGCTTTACACAACTCCAAATTCTGCAGGCGATCATTGCGATGCTTTTGATGGAGCCACAGACGATGTACTCGCCTATTTAAACCTGATCCAGCAGACAGAAACATTAGCAGATGTAAACAGAACTTCTGTAAGAGGCGGGAGTCGTGGCTGTACAGTAGCACTTCTGGCGGGCATCAGGGATAAAAGGATAAAAAGAGTAGTAGGAGTTGCAGGTCCAACCAATATGCTGGAGCTGACATCAGCTAATGAAAATGACCCTACTTACCAATGTCAGTTTTTAAGTTCTTACAAAAATAATCAGACAGGTCTTGAAGCAACTAGAAACAGAATGATTGCTTCATCTCCGCTTTACTTTGCAGATCATTTACCTCTTACTCAACTGCACATGGGATTACAAGATAAAATTGTACCAATAAGTCAGGGCTATGATCTTCAACAAAAAATAATTGATACAGGGAGAAGTTCATTATTTCAATTATTCACCTACGATAAAACACATACCGATATTGCAACTAACAATCTGGACCTTTCTGAAAGAATTGAAACGTTTCTTGAAGCTTTATGA
- a CDS encoding DinB family protein, translating to MEFSLARSLEILGRTPAVLSALLSDLSEEWILAKEVGNTWNVKEIVAHLVICEQTNWMVRIKIILSDGLKKTFVPIDMHAHFKLAENTSLEKLLKDFNQLRIDGIDDLKNLNLKESDFNKTGIHPTLGEVYLRELVSTWVTHDMSHIAQVTRIIAKQNKDNVGSFAAFLKILNT from the coding sequence ATGGAATTCTCTTTGGCCAGATCATTGGAAATACTTGGAAGAACTCCGGCGGTTCTTTCTGCATTATTAAGTGATCTCAGTGAAGAGTGGATATTAGCCAAGGAAGTAGGAAATACATGGAATGTAAAAGAGATTGTAGCTCATCTTGTTATTTGCGAACAAACAAACTGGATGGTCAGAATAAAAATCATTTTATCTGATGGTCTGAAAAAGACATTTGTCCCTATTGATATGCATGCTCATTTTAAGCTTGCAGAAAACACTTCATTAGAAAAGTTACTTAAAGATTTTAATCAGCTCAGAATAGATGGAATTGATGACTTAAAGAACTTAAACCTTAAGGAATCAGACTTTAATAAAACGGGTATTCATCCAACATTAGGAGAAGTGTATTTGCGGGAACTAGTCTCTACCTGGGTTACTCATGATATGAGTCATATCGCTCAGGTAACAAGGATTATTGCCAAACAGAATAAAGATAATGTGGGATCATTTGCAGCATTTCTGAAAATTTTAAATACTTAA
- a CDS encoding DUF1572 domain-containing protein, whose amino-acid sequence MNNGYLESVIKQFEYYKMLGEKTFSQLEDEQLFWQYNVESNSIAIIVKHLSGNMLSRWTDFLTTDGEKEWRDRDGEFENNFTSKQEMLDRWNEGWQVFLDTLNSLSESDLIKIIYIRNQGHTVLEAINRQLAHYPYHIGQIVFIGKMCAQEWHSLSIPKGNSKDYNAQKFSQEKHKVHFTDEYLNNKNNNENNQN is encoded by the coding sequence ATGAATAACGGATACCTCGAAAGTGTAATTAAACAATTTGAGTATTATAAGATGCTTGGGGAAAAAACATTTTCCCAGCTGGAGGATGAACAACTCTTCTGGCAGTATAATGTGGAAAGCAATAGCATTGCCATCATTGTAAAGCACTTATCCGGAAATATGTTAAGTCGTTGGACCGATTTCCTTACAACTGATGGTGAAAAGGAGTGGAGAGATCGTGATGGAGAATTTGAAAATAATTTTACATCAAAACAAGAAATGCTGGATCGATGGAATGAAGGCTGGCAAGTTTTTCTTGATACTTTGAATAGTTTAAGTGAAAGTGATTTAATTAAAATTATTTATATCCGCAATCAGGGGCATACGGTTCTGGAGGCTATTAACAGGCAGCTTGCTCATTATCCTTATCATATTGGACAAATTGTTTTTATAGGTAAAATGTGTGCTCAGGAATGGCATTCATTATCTATTCCAAAAGGGAACTCAAAGGATTATAACGCTCAGAAATTTTCCCAAGAAAAGCATAAGGTACATTTTACAGATGAATATTTAAATAATAAGAACAATAACGAAAACAATCAAAACTAA
- a CDS encoding helix-turn-helix domain-containing protein, whose protein sequence is MICLLQKGIKQVFTPKGKTSINNSEVLLLTGGSVLMSEAVAENNAYEAILIFFGNKTLIDFCAKQASAFIQKTSDNPVLKISRDDFLSNYCHSLYLLRKEHNSAIDELKIQELLGYLCAKYTDAFQCLVSQALMDHRDIKLKQVIESNIDNGLTIEELAFLCNMSMSTFKRHFAEVYKMSPQKYFTGLKMKKAEFLLSLKNRPSDIYAELGYETLSAFSSEFKKFFGVSPRQFQDK, encoded by the coding sequence ATGATATGCCTTCTACAGAAGGGAATTAAACAAGTATTTACGCCAAAAGGAAAAACCAGTATCAACAATAGTGAAGTTTTGCTATTGACAGGAGGAAGTGTATTAATGTCAGAGGCTGTAGCAGAAAACAATGCATATGAAGCTATCCTGATATTTTTCGGAAACAAAACACTTATTGATTTTTGTGCAAAACAGGCAAGCGCATTTATCCAAAAAACTTCTGACAATCCGGTACTAAAGATTTCCAGAGATGATTTTTTAAGTAATTATTGCCACTCTCTTTATCTTCTGCGAAAGGAACATAATTCAGCAATTGATGAACTAAAGATTCAGGAGCTTTTAGGATATCTATGTGCTAAATACACAGATGCTTTCCAATGCTTGGTTTCACAGGCATTAATGGATCATAGGGACATAAAACTAAAGCAGGTTATTGAATCAAATATTGATAATGGATTAACTATTGAAGAACTCGCATTTCTTTGCAATATGAGTATGTCCACTTTTAAAAGACACTTTGCTGAAGTTTATAAAATGTCTCCTCAGAAATATTTTACAGGACTGAAGATGAAAAAAGCGGAATTTTTACTTTCTCTGAAAAATAGACCATCAGACATTTACGCAGAACTTGGCTATGAAACCTTGTCAGCTTTTAGCAGTGAATTCAAAAAGTTTTTCGGTGTTTCTCCCAGACAATTTCAAGATAAATGA
- a CDS encoding DUF6252 family protein, with product MKKSLLKLSLLLLASFIILVSCNHKDDPKPIEQKLGTFLANIENKEIKDTANSIIIKKNKEIKISSSTYYPQRFLLTTNDTIPGTYICNLNSVSSIVYYDSEGVKYVSSGSNLSKIIIKDMDYKSYLLTGSFEGKLFEENGSRSVIVSGSFNKIGLYYSLQ from the coding sequence ATGAAAAAATCACTTTTAAAGTTATCTCTTTTACTTTTAGCTTCTTTTATTATTTTAGTGAGTTGTAATCATAAAGATGATCCCAAGCCTATAGAGCAAAAATTAGGAACATTTTTAGCAAATATTGAAAATAAAGAAATTAAGGATACCGCGAATAGTATAATAATCAAAAAAAATAAGGAAATTAAAATTTCATCTTCTACATATTATCCTCAAAGATTTTTACTTACAACAAATGATACAATTCCAGGAACGTATATCTGCAATCTTAACTCGGTATCATCTATTGTTTACTATGATTCAGAAGGTGTGAAGTATGTTTCATCAGGATCTAATCTGAGTAAAATTATTATTAAAGACATGGATTATAAAAGCTATTTGCTTACCGGTTCATTTGAAGGCAAATTGTTTGAGGAAAATGGCAGCAGGTCGGTTATAGTATCGGGTTCTTTTAATAAGATAGGTCTGTACTACTCTCTCCAGTAA
- a CDS encoding porin family protein gives MRIKLLFFALTILHTNFIFAQTKKFQIGLEGGPGLASIDGKDRFKNNHSTKVGYAVALTLQYDISKILSIRTGVGFERKGYKMSLNNPLIDVDAGEIRFHYDYLTAPLLARIILGNKIKFFTNAGPYFAYLLNLSDDRNLIKYSPESWKQYYKRFDWGITAGIGGAVPVKDNLLLTLEARYNFGLINSSKYLQFKTYNNFAILLAGVAYKL, from the coding sequence ATGAGGATTAAACTTTTATTTTTCGCTTTAACAATTCTTCATACAAATTTCATTTTTGCCCAAACTAAAAAATTCCAAATTGGTCTTGAAGGTGGACCTGGCCTTGCCTCTATTGATGGAAAAGATAGATTTAAAAATAATCATAGTACAAAGGTTGGATATGCAGTGGCCCTTACTCTTCAATATGATATTTCGAAAATCCTTTCAATAAGAACAGGAGTTGGATTTGAGAGAAAAGGATACAAAATGAGTTTAAATAATCCCCTAATTGATGTGGATGCAGGAGAGATCCGCTTTCATTATGATTACTTGACTGCCCCATTACTTGCAAGGATTATACTAGGCAATAAAATTAAATTTTTCACCAATGCTGGTCCCTACTTTGCATATTTACTTAATCTTAGTGACGACCGTAATTTAATTAAGTATTCTCCTGAAAGCTGGAAGCAGTATTATAAGAGATTTGACTGGGGTATCACTGCAGGAATAGGTGGAGCAGTACCTGTTAAAGACAACTTATTATTAACATTGGAGGCTAGATACAACTTTGGATTGATTAACTCTAGTAAATATTTACAATTCAAAACTTATAACAACTTCGCAATTCTTTTAGCGGGTGTCGCTTATAAGCTATGA
- a CDS encoding collagen-like triple helix repeat-containing protein, which yields MKQIFSCFSVLLLAMVFITSSCKKEGPVGPTGATGSAGPSGPAGPKGEAGTANVIYSDWLDLPFSFDNEGKSYFSEIDVPKLTPEILSQGEIKMYVNLSTPDDPTVAPLPYVGLDTVKIQYVAFNGGLQLSSNYNVGTYENKDKKKVLQYRYVIIPGGIAARQSINWDDYDEVKEILQIKD from the coding sequence ATGAAACAAATATTTTCCTGTTTTTCGGTCCTGTTGTTAGCAATGGTGTTTATTACTTCTTCTTGTAAAAAAGAAGGTCCGGTGGGCCCGACAGGAGCAACAGGTTCTGCTGGCCCTTCAGGTCCAGCCGGTCCTAAAGGAGAGGCAGGTACAGCCAATGTAATTTATTCAGATTGGCTGGATTTACCCTTTTCATTTGATAATGAGGGAAAATCTTATTTTTCTGAAATAGATGTACCAAAACTTACTCCGGAAATACTGTCTCAAGGGGAGATAAAAATGTATGTAAATTTAAGTACCCCTGATGATCCGACTGTTGCCCCTCTGCCATATGTTGGATTAGACACTGTGAAGATTCAATATGTTGCCTTCAATGGCGGGCTCCAGTTATCTTCCAATTATAACGTAGGGACTTATGAAAATAAAGACAAGAAAAAAGTTTTGCAGTACAGGTATGTAATCATTCCGGGTGGAATAGCGGCAAGACAATCTATCAATTGGGATGATTATGATGAAGTAAAAGAAATTTTACAAATTAAGGATTAA
- a CDS encoding TonB-dependent receptor gives MKRLLQLILLFLSLAANGQVKISGSVKRFDGKPVSGANISLKDTYDGATSDSLGFYSFITTEKGKFVLSVSATGYLYTEDSIFISSSPIIKHIMLNEELNEITITARKFDADDKSKSVTLLNSLDVATVGGAGADISSVMKTLPGTQQVGEREGLFVRGGTGTETKQFIDGTLVNNPYFATAPDIGARGRFSPFLFKGTVFSTGGYSAQYGQALSSALILESIDLPEKSHIDASVSPLVWGGAIQQLAKNEKSSWGVSYNYVNLGLYFYLVKQKPDYFKVPNGHNSDFNFRIKTKKGIVKFYSALGIGDGGLSRPDIDSIFFKDALNIHNLNWYSNLSWRENLGNGWKFILGLSYSTNRDHMYQELQDSNNVPREFPNSYFLMNKTFNLKSRQDLSQIKLVLDKRLSSSAVFRFGGEYWYNIQRSIYTATYEYPGNLNDHFTALFAETDIHISNRLTAQAGCRSEYSTIIDQVNIAPRMSLSYKTSANSVLCVSYGIFYQKPENQQLIASPQLGYTKATHYIAYFQQNLKGRILRTEVFYKQYNNLVKTIPKDLYFSTYNNAGDGYANGIEFFCRDNKVSVKNLDYWVSYSYLDTKREFLNYPKRIQPNFAATHNASIVTKKFFPKYKGGINLTYTYSTGRPYYYFHLNDQNSFEIKDQGRAKDFHNVGLSLSYIPSLGKQDAKTFWVIFASVSNLLGSDQVYGYNYSYNGSVKQAVTPTARRFFFIGVFLSWGVDRTQDAINNNL, from the coding sequence TTGAAACGATTACTTCAATTGATACTGCTATTTTTATCCCTTGCCGCTAATGGACAGGTAAAGATCAGTGGTTCTGTAAAAAGATTTGACGGAAAGCCTGTTTCTGGTGCAAACATATCTCTGAAAGATACCTATGACGGCGCTACATCTGATTCATTAGGATTCTATTCATTTATAACCACAGAGAAAGGCAAGTTCGTTCTGTCAGTTTCTGCTACAGGCTATCTTTATACTGAAGATTCAATTTTTATTTCTTCGAGTCCCATCATAAAACATATTATGCTGAATGAAGAGCTGAATGAAATAACAATTACTGCAAGAAAGTTTGATGCTGATGATAAAAGTAAATCTGTAACATTACTTAATTCCCTTGATGTTGCGACAGTGGGAGGAGCTGGTGCAGATATTTCTTCAGTAATGAAAACCTTGCCGGGCACACAGCAGGTCGGGGAAAGAGAAGGTTTGTTTGTAAGAGGTGGGACGGGAACAGAAACCAAACAATTTATAGATGGTACGCTAGTGAACAACCCTTATTTTGCTACTGCGCCTGATATCGGGGCCAGAGGAAGGTTTTCTCCATTTCTCTTTAAGGGAACGGTATTTAGTACAGGAGGTTATTCTGCACAATATGGTCAGGCATTGTCATCAGCGCTTATTCTTGAATCCATTGATTTGCCTGAAAAGTCTCATATCGATGCTTCAGTTTCTCCTTTAGTATGGGGTGGAGCTATTCAGCAATTAGCAAAAAATGAAAAGTCTTCATGGGGAGTTTCATATAACTATGTAAACCTTGGACTGTATTTTTACCTTGTAAAACAAAAACCGGATTATTTTAAAGTTCCTAATGGACATAACAGCGATTTTAATTTCAGAATAAAAACAAAAAAAGGAATTGTTAAATTCTATAGCGCTCTAGGCATAGGAGATGGAGGATTAAGCAGACCGGATATCGACAGTATTTTTTTTAAAGATGCATTGAATATTCACAACCTTAATTGGTATTCAAACCTGAGCTGGAGAGAAAATTTAGGAAATGGTTGGAAGTTTATTCTTGGCTTAAGCTATAGTACCAACAGGGATCACATGTATCAGGAGTTGCAGGATTCTAATAATGTACCCCGGGAATTTCCTAACAGTTATTTTCTGATGAATAAGACTTTCAACCTAAAGTCCAGACAGGATCTTAGTCAGATAAAACTGGTTTTGGATAAAAGATTGTCAAGTAGTGCAGTGTTCCGGTTTGGAGGAGAATACTGGTACAATATTCAGAGATCGATTTATACAGCTACTTATGAGTATCCCGGAAATCTTAATGATCATTTCACTGCACTATTTGCAGAAACAGATATTCATATTTCAAACAGACTTACAGCTCAGGCAGGTTGTAGGTCAGAATATAGTACCATTATCGATCAGGTGAATATTGCACCACGCATGTCGTTATCCTATAAAACAAGTGCCAATTCCGTGTTATGTGTTTCTTACGGGATATTTTATCAGAAGCCGGAAAATCAACAACTGATAGCTTCTCCTCAATTAGGGTACACTAAAGCGACACACTATATTGCCTATTTTCAGCAAAATCTAAAAGGCAGGATTTTGAGAACAGAGGTATTTTATAAACAATATAATAATCTTGTTAAAACTATACCCAAAGATCTTTATTTCTCTACTTATAATAACGCAGGAGATGGCTATGCGAATGGAATAGAGTTCTTCTGCAGAGACAACAAAGTTTCTGTTAAAAATTTGGATTACTGGGTCAGTTATTCTTACCTGGATACAAAGCGGGAGTTCCTTAATTATCCGAAAAGAATTCAGCCTAACTTTGCAGCTACTCATAATGCTTCCATTGTTACCAAGAAATTTTTCCCTAAATACAAAGGTGGGATTAACCTGACATATACATATTCAACAGGCCGACCGTATTATTATTTTCACCTGAACGACCAGAATTCTTTTGAAATAAAGGATCAGGGAAGGGCTAAAGATTTTCATAATGTAGGACTTAGCCTTAGTTATATACCTTCTTTGGGAAAGCAGGATGCTAAAACGTTTTGGGTGATATTTGCCAGTGTTTCCAATCTTCTAGGCTCCGATCAGGTTTATGGCTATAATTACTCTTACAATGGTTCTGTCAAGCAAGCAGTGACACCTACAGCCAGGCGATTCTTTTTTATAGGAGTTTTTCTGAGCTGGGGAGTGGACAGAACACAGGATGCAATCAATAATAATCTATAA
- a CDS encoding Crp/Fnr family transcriptional regulator has protein sequence MSDFKKLKQWLQQVSFLTEEDCKTFEPYLINRKVKAKENILVQGQICKEIGFINSGAFRIFYLSEGIEINTHFCFENDFVVDYDSFLQEKYSRHYIQALEDSELTTFNLSVLQKAYNSSHNWERFGRIMAESSYKIINERVESFLFMNGEQRYLQLLKTNPQLFDRVPLYHIASYLGIQRESLSRLRKKITAKERL, from the coding sequence ATGAGCGATTTCAAAAAATTAAAACAATGGCTTCAACAGGTTTCTTTTCTTACAGAAGAAGATTGTAAAACATTTGAACCTTACCTCATAAACAGGAAAGTAAAAGCGAAGGAAAACATACTTGTGCAAGGGCAGATATGTAAAGAGATAGGATTTATCAATTCAGGTGCTTTCAGAATTTTTTATTTATCTGAAGGAATAGAAATTAATACACACTTTTGTTTTGAAAATGATTTCGTCGTGGACTACGATAGCTTTTTGCAGGAAAAGTACAGTCGTCATTATATCCAGGCTCTTGAAGACAGCGAACTTACAACTTTTAATCTATCAGTATTACAAAAAGCCTATAACAGTTCACACAATTGGGAAAGATTTGGAAGGATCATGGCCGAGTCTTCTTATAAGATCATAAATGAGCGAGTAGAAAGTTTCCTTTTTATGAATGGAGAACAAAGGTACCTTCAACTGTTGAAAACAAATCCTCAGCTCTTTGATAGGGTTCCTTTATATCATATTGCTTCCTACCTCGGAATACAAAGGGAAAGCCTTAGCAGGTTGCGAAAAAAAATTACTGCGAAAGAGCGATTGTAA